A window of Methanosphaera sp. WGK6 contains these coding sequences:
- a CDS encoding exopolysaccharide biosynthesis protein gives MDSNKQYPIRTSKKLKEIKNSLPDNITIGKLVNELLSEGNYILVIILIAPFLFPISFPGSSTPFGIMIILLEFANLSGKAVYLPKKASNYVLDASTVEKLFNILMKFLKYIEKISKPRGNLVSNMYLLKINSILIILLSVVLFLPLPIPLTDFIPAIAILVLSISNLEKDSYLMILGYLCVIGTFIYFASVGYVGVETIKLVLHNFGIYLI, from the coding sequence ATGGATTCAAATAAACAATATCCAATTAGGACTTCAAAAAAACTTAAAGAAATCAAAAACTCACTTCCTGATAATATAACTATAGGTAAATTGGTAAATGAATTATTAAGTGAAGGAAATTATATTTTAGTGATTATTTTAATAGCTCCTTTTTTATTTCCAATATCTTTTCCAGGAAGTAGTACTCCTTTTGGAATAATGATTATTTTATTAGAATTCGCAAATTTATCTGGTAAAGCAGTGTATTTACCTAAAAAGGCTTCAAATTATGTTTTAGATGCATCAACGGTAGAAAAATTATTCAATATTTTAATGAAATTTTTAAAATATATTGAGAAAATATCAAAACCTAGAGGAAATTTAGTATCTAATATGTATCTTCTTAAAATTAATTCGATTTTGATAATTTTATTATCTGTTGTGTTATTTTTACCGTTACCAATACCACTTACAGATTTTATTCCTGCAATAGCTATATTAGTATTATCAATAAGTAATTTAGAAAAGGATTCTTATCTCATGATATTAGGTTATTTATGTGTAATAGGTACTTTTATTTATTTTGCATCAGTAGGGTATGTTGGTGTAGAAACAATAAAATTAGTGTTACATAATTTTGGAATTTATTTAATTTAA